Proteins from a single region of Lysinibacillus sp. JNUCC-52:
- a CDS encoding YunC family protein, whose translation MVTIEPIMIKGHFFTAVIVHLPKTTLLTISNDTGYIMCGALDVGLLNSRLLDRKIIAGRAVGVKTIDELLTAPLESVTFEAEQLGIFAGMTGVEALLKMI comes from the coding sequence ATGGTGACGATTGAACCTATTATGATTAAAGGTCATTTTTTCACTGCTGTAATTGTACATTTACCAAAAACGACACTACTAACTATTTCGAATGATACGGGCTACATCATGTGTGGTGCATTAGATGTCGGTCTTTTAAATAGCCGCTTATTAGATCGAAAAATTATTGCAGGTCGAGCGGTTGGAGTAAAAACAATCGATGAGCTATTAACAGCCCCTCTCGAATCCGTTACATTTGAGGCTGAACAACTAGGCATTTTTGCAGGAATGACTGGAGTAGAAGCATTATTAAAAATGATTTAA
- a CDS encoding polysaccharide deacetylase family protein, translating to MSTSAEKGRSEYEETGEVVWDINTKDKIVALTFDDGPDPKYTSQVLDILAKYEAKGTFFIIGQNAEKYPDVVSRTYKEGHELANHTYTHPFKVSVSKLQDELQRTNEMISNITGFSPVLFRPVGGNYNDKIINTAVKNGYQVVMWSWHQDTQDWKEPGVNKIVQKVLGGTKPGDVILFHDGGGNRTQTIKALEEIIPTLKKQGYTFVTVSELIERKQQQEKVQ from the coding sequence ATGAGTACCTCTGCAGAAAAAGGGCGTAGTGAATATGAGGAGACTGGTGAGGTTGTATGGGATATTAACACAAAGGATAAAATTGTAGCCTTAACCTTTGATGATGGACCTGATCCGAAATATACCTCTCAGGTGCTAGATATTTTAGCTAAGTATGAAGCAAAGGGGACCTTTTTTATTATTGGTCAAAATGCAGAAAAGTATCCAGATGTTGTGTCAAGAACTTATAAAGAGGGACATGAACTAGCCAACCATACTTATACGCACCCCTTCAAAGTTTCTGTTTCTAAATTACAGGATGAATTACAGCGGACAAACGAAATGATTAGTAATATTACTGGTTTTTCGCCTGTTTTATTTCGCCCTGTAGGTGGTAACTATAACGATAAAATAATTAATACAGCTGTAAAAAATGGTTACCAGGTCGTTATGTGGTCTTGGCATCAAGATACACAAGATTGGAAAGAACCAGGAGTAAATAAAATAGTCCAAAAAGTGCTTGGTGGAACTAAGCCAGGGGATGTTATTTTATTTCATGATGGAGGCGGCAACCGCACACAAACAATTAAAGCCCTAGAAGAAATAATCCCAACATTAAAAAAACAGGGCTATACATTTGTAACAGTATCGGAATTAATTGAAAGAAAACAGCAACAAGAGAAAGTCCAATAA
- a CDS encoding DUF2268 domain-containing protein has product MSVISTDDWLYELKTSQKLKDSRDFEELQRTILCSRLLEHFNGGTPLEIQFELQQQGLFRAHEKINIKKLQDQKTWDIVQEEYYYLKKQWNGPNIPIYIFPITQEQTITNKNGVAYPDALFLFIGELEREELKALFAHEYNHVCRLHYLNKSLQEVTLLDSIILEGLAECAVEEIYGPKWLAPWLGDYTLQKMLAIWKDDFVPNIHVQGLHNHVEFLYGGKLPPLIGYCIGYEIVRTYIQKHPSNKLLKKSSKSILAGSAFQ; this is encoded by the coding sequence ATGTCAGTCATATCAACTGATGATTGGCTTTACGAGTTAAAGACTAGTCAAAAGTTAAAAGACAGTAGAGATTTTGAAGAGTTGCAACGTACTATTCTTTGTAGCCGATTACTAGAACATTTCAATGGTGGAACACCGCTCGAAATACAGTTTGAGTTACAGCAACAAGGCCTTTTTCGTGCGCATGAAAAAATTAATATTAAGAAGTTACAGGATCAAAAAACTTGGGATATTGTTCAAGAAGAATATTATTATTTAAAGAAACAGTGGAACGGTCCAAATATTCCAATCTATATTTTTCCGATTACACAAGAGCAGACCATTACAAATAAAAATGGTGTTGCTTATCCAGATGCATTATTTTTATTTATAGGAGAGCTAGAAAGGGAAGAACTTAAAGCATTATTTGCACATGAGTACAATCATGTTTGCCGACTGCACTACTTAAACAAATCGCTACAAGAAGTAACGCTATTAGATTCAATAATTTTAGAAGGCTTAGCTGAATGTGCAGTAGAGGAAATTTACGGGCCTAAATGGTTAGCGCCTTGGCTGGGAGATTATACGTTGCAAAAGATGCTAGCAATTTGGAAGGATGATTTTGTGCCCAATATCCATGTCCAAGGCTTACACAATCATGTTGAATTTTTATATGGTGGGAAGCTTCCACCGTTGATAGGATATTGCATTGGTTATGAAATTGTAAGGACATATATACAAAAACATCCGTCTAATAAGCTTCTTAAAAAAAGCTCTAAAAGCATACTTGCAGGTTCAGCATTTCAATAA
- a CDS encoding CitMHS family transporter encodes MSLSVIGFFTIMVIIALLISGRVSPLVAMVIPPIIAALIAGFSFDELGEFFNAGLSSVMSVAVMFIFAIIFFGIMQDVGLFEPLINKMIALSKGNIVIVAVITVLIAVVAQLDGSGASTFLITIPALLPLYLRLRMNPYLLLLLIAGAAAVVNMVPWGGPLGRVASVLEVDVTELWYPLITIQIIGVGLMLVLALYLGFREKNRILKQYGTLGVSHDDSTLNLGVVSLEVDTALRRPKLLWVNAVITILVIGILVAGIVPAGLAFLIGVAIALPINYRTPKEQIERVRTHAPNALTMASIIIAAGLFLGILNGSGMLTAIANNAVTILPSALSSYLHIIIGVLGVPFDLLLSTDAYYFALFPVVEQIGLTFNIDSLSTAYAMIIGNIVGTFVSPLAPAVWLALGLSGLEMGRHLKYSFFWMWGLSIVLLGIAIAIGIITI; translated from the coding sequence TTGAGCTTAAGTGTAATTGGCTTTTTTACTATTATGGTTATTATTGCTCTACTCATAAGTGGTCGTGTATCGCCACTTGTAGCAATGGTTATTCCACCGATAATAGCTGCATTAATCGCTGGTTTTAGTTTCGATGAATTAGGCGAATTCTTTAATGCCGGACTAAGCTCTGTGATGAGTGTCGCTGTTATGTTTATCTTTGCAATTATTTTCTTTGGTATTATGCAAGATGTTGGACTATTCGAACCATTGATTAACAAAATGATTGCGCTTTCAAAAGGGAATATCGTTATCGTCGCTGTTATTACAGTACTTATTGCTGTAGTAGCCCAGTTAGATGGTTCCGGTGCTTCTACGTTTTTAATTACAATTCCCGCATTATTACCTCTATATTTACGATTACGTATGAACCCATATTTATTACTTTTATTAATTGCAGGAGCTGCAGCTGTTGTAAATATGGTACCTTGGGGAGGTCCTTTAGGTCGTGTTGCTTCAGTATTAGAGGTGGATGTTACCGAGCTATGGTATCCATTAATTACAATTCAAATTATTGGTGTTGGACTAATGTTAGTTTTAGCACTATACCTAGGCTTTAGAGAAAAGAACCGCATTCTGAAACAGTATGGCACACTCGGTGTTTCGCACGATGATTCTACTTTAAATCTAGGAGTCGTATCATTAGAAGTAGATACAGCCTTACGTCGACCAAAATTATTATGGGTTAATGCGGTAATTACTATTTTAGTAATAGGAATTTTAGTAGCAGGCATTGTACCAGCGGGTTTAGCCTTTTTAATCGGCGTGGCCATCGCCCTACCAATTAACTATCGTACACCTAAAGAACAAATTGAGCGGGTACGAACACATGCCCCAAATGCTTTAACGATGGCGTCCATTATTATTGCAGCTGGATTATTTTTAGGCATCCTCAATGGCTCTGGAATGTTAACGGCTATCGCCAACAATGCTGTAACGATTTTACCGTCTGCCCTATCATCTTATTTACATATTATTATTGGTGTATTAGGCGTACCATTTGATTTGTTGTTAAGTACGGATGCCTACTATTTCGCCTTATTTCCAGTCGTTGAACAGATTGGCTTAACTTTCAATATTGATTCACTTTCAACTGCTTATGCAATGATTATTGGAAATATTGTAGGTACATTTGTATCGCCACTTGCGCCAGCTGTCTGGTTAGCATTAGGCTTATCAGGATTAGAAATGGGGAGACACTTAAAATACTCTTTCTTTTGGATGTGGGGGTTAAGTATTGTTTTACTAGGCATTGCTATAGCAATAGGGATAATCACTATCTAA
- a CDS encoding response regulator yields the protein MTACRSVWIIEDDFRVANIHADYVHAIGGFRVTESFRTGQEAIKKLNLSSSLPAIILTDLYIPDVEGCSLVRHIRHHYPSIKIIVISAATERGLIKDVLDLGILDYLIKPFEQHRLQQAFKKYLNEQHLFQNSMNITQHDLDSLLYRESTTPEETLAKGIDLHTLQTVKSIFEKAQTQELTASQLSELIGSSRSTARRYLEYLVGEQFLHIKPIYGTIGRPERKYIHHAIYEQNE from the coding sequence ATGACTGCATGCAGAAGTGTGTGGATTATCGAAGATGACTTTAGAGTAGCAAACATTCACGCAGATTATGTACATGCAATAGGAGGTTTTAGGGTTACGGAAAGTTTTCGTACAGGTCAAGAAGCAATAAAAAAACTAAACCTATCCTCTAGCTTACCGGCCATTATTTTAACAGATTTGTATATCCCTGATGTTGAAGGCTGTTCATTAGTACGCCATATACGTCATCACTATCCTTCTATTAAAATAATTGTTATTTCAGCCGCTACAGAAAGAGGATTAATAAAAGACGTCTTAGATTTGGGAATTTTAGATTACTTAATTAAACCGTTTGAACAACACCGACTTCAACAAGCATTTAAAAAATATTTGAATGAGCAACATTTATTTCAAAATAGCATGAACATCACGCAACATGACCTTGATTCCTTACTTTATCGTGAATCAACTACACCAGAAGAGACGCTAGCAAAAGGAATCGATTTACATACGTTACAAACCGTTAAAAGTATATTTGAAAAAGCTCAAACACAAGAGCTTACTGCCTCACAATTAAGTGAGCTTATCGGTTCTAGCCGATCAACAGCACGTCGTTATTTAGAATACTTAGTTGGCGAACAATTTTTGCACATAAAGCCCATTTACGGCACAATTGGCAGACCTGAAAGAAAATATATTCATCATGCAATTTATGAACAAAATGAATAG
- a CDS encoding ATP-binding protein has product MYLLQEHIRETTEKQIGVEALNIAKTIASMEEIITAFDQEHPSESIQLIVEPLRQEVDAAFIVVGNVEGVRYSHPSEDKIGHKMVGGDNDAALQNKQAYISKTIGSLGESIRGKAPIVLDDNIIGVVSVGFLTAHIDTTIKEHIYKWLQYTIMILFIGILGAIAISIYIKKLLFNMEPIHIAKLYQQNKVILETTEEGILAVNHLNQITTINKSAYEMLDSTHNQSICEWMGTKVEHIFTPEIVAQEYIHNLELSLDENIIILNKAPLVEKKRKIGSLYTFRKKIDIQKVIDELKQVKQYANMQRAYTHEFANKLHIILGLLVHKHYHQAIDFIKEERNIQLKNQTFLNSNITAPILLALIQGKMAEAAELGIKLELKEISPSIQLTKPQEDAIVTALGNVLQNAIESLKNWSSSNKVIQLSINDYKNHYLMEIQDNGPGIDNNLYDKIFTKGVSTKEGLDRGHGLTISKKILEKINGDIILDSGDLSGACFLIIVPKGGVLV; this is encoded by the coding sequence ATGTATCTTTTACAAGAACATATACGAGAAACAACAGAAAAACAAATAGGCGTAGAAGCATTAAATATTGCTAAAACCATTGCTTCAATGGAGGAAATTATTACAGCCTTCGATCAAGAACATCCAAGTGAATCGATTCAGCTAATTGTTGAACCGTTAAGACAGGAGGTTGATGCCGCGTTTATTGTCGTTGGTAATGTTGAAGGTGTTCGTTACTCACACCCATCAGAAGATAAAATAGGACATAAGATGGTTGGTGGAGACAATGATGCAGCATTACAAAATAAACAAGCTTATATTTCTAAAACGATAGGGTCATTAGGCGAATCTATTCGAGGTAAAGCTCCAATTGTTTTAGACGATAACATTATCGGTGTTGTTTCTGTCGGTTTTTTAACAGCGCATATCGATACAACCATTAAGGAACATATTTACAAGTGGCTACAATATACAATCATGATTCTCTTCATAGGCATTCTTGGAGCAATCGCTATATCCATATATATAAAAAAGTTATTGTTCAATATGGAGCCCATTCACATCGCTAAATTATATCAGCAAAACAAAGTAATTTTAGAGACAACAGAAGAAGGAATACTGGCGGTCAATCATTTAAATCAAATTACTACTATTAATAAAAGTGCGTACGAGATGCTAGATTCTACTCATAATCAATCCATTTGCGAATGGATGGGAACAAAAGTTGAGCATATTTTCACTCCTGAAATTGTTGCACAAGAATACATTCATAACTTAGAACTATCATTAGATGAAAATATTATCATCCTAAATAAAGCGCCTTTAGTTGAAAAGAAAAGAAAAATTGGTTCATTGTATACATTTAGAAAAAAAATAGACATTCAAAAAGTTATCGATGAACTAAAACAGGTCAAGCAATATGCCAATATGCAACGGGCCTATACACACGAGTTTGCAAATAAGCTTCATATTATTTTAGGTTTGCTTGTTCATAAACACTACCATCAAGCTATCGATTTTATTAAAGAAGAGCGAAACATACAACTTAAAAATCAGACATTTTTAAACAGTAATATAACAGCCCCCATACTTCTAGCATTAATTCAGGGCAAAATGGCAGAAGCAGCTGAACTGGGCATTAAACTGGAGCTAAAGGAAATTTCCCCATCTATTCAATTAACTAAACCTCAGGAAGATGCTATTGTAACAGCACTTGGTAATGTCCTTCAAAATGCCATTGAATCTTTAAAAAACTGGTCATCCTCCAATAAAGTAATTCAACTTTCCATCAACGATTATAAAAATCATTACTTAATGGAGATCCAAGATAATGGACCTGGTATTGATAATAATTTGTACGATAAAATTTTTACAAAGGGTGTTTCCACAAAGGAAGGCTTAGATCGTGGGCATGGCTTGACGATTAGTAAAAAAATCCTCGAAAAAATCAATGGAGATATTATATTAGATTCTGGTGATTTATCAGGAGCATGTTTTTTAATTATAGTTCCTAAAGGAGGTGTTCTCGTATGA
- a CDS encoding DNA-deoxyinosine glycosylase, giving the protein MSDEVKNVLPPVIDVTTKVLIVGSMPGKQSLEKQQYYGNPRNHFWSIIGEILKQEIPVDYSERIALLKENHIGLWDTIESCERKGSLDAAIKNEKPNDFKTLFIRYPNIKLVLFNGGKAFEVFKKHIGFEVLDGRAYQKMPSTSPIPGKNIKSFDEKLEDWQVMQSYLAQ; this is encoded by the coding sequence ATGTCAGATGAAGTAAAAAATGTATTGCCCCCTGTAATTGATGTCACAACAAAAGTGCTTATTGTCGGTTCAATGCCAGGAAAGCAATCATTAGAGAAGCAACAATATTATGGCAATCCACGCAATCACTTTTGGTCTATTATTGGGGAAATATTAAAGCAAGAAATACCTGTAGATTATAGTGAGCGAATAGCGTTGTTAAAGGAAAATCATATTGGTTTGTGGGATACAATCGAATCATGTGAGCGGAAGGGCAGTTTAGATGCAGCCATTAAAAATGAAAAACCGAATGATTTTAAAACACTTTTTATACGTTATCCAAATATCAAACTTGTGCTTTTTAATGGTGGTAAAGCATTTGAAGTGTTTAAAAAACATATTGGCTTTGAAGTTTTAGACGGGCGAGCATATCAAAAGATGCCATCGACAAGCCCAATCCCAGGCAAAAATATTAAGTCATTTGATGAAAAACTCGAGGATTGGCAAGTGATGCAATCGTACTTAGCACAATAA